The sequence below is a genomic window from Acidobacteriota bacterium.
ATGCTGCTGCGCAGGGACGCCAACGCCGTGACGCTCCGCCGCAAAGAGGCGGACAGGTGGAAAGCACCGGCAACATTGACCGAAACAAAAACGGGATTGATGACCGATTTGAAAGCCGTGATGGCCGAGTGGACATGAACCAGAACGGTATTGCGGACGACAACGAAAATTTCGGACGTTATGATCGAAATGACCGGTACCGTGGAGACCAAGGGTACTATGGCAATCGCGGTAACTACGGGAATGGCGATTATCGTTACAACAACAACGCCGATTTCCAGCGAGGTTATCGCGATGGTTTAGACCGAGGCCGGGAAGATGCTCAAAGCCGTCGAGCAATGACGCCGAACAACTCGATTCATTATCGAAACGGCAGCCAGGCTTACCGCGCCGGTTTTGAGCGGGGCTTTTATGAGAGCTTTCGTCGCTACAGCAATCGCCCCTGGTAAGAGTCCCCGTTTCCAGAATAATCGTTGAAAAGCCTGCCGAGGAACGTCGGCAGGCTTTTTTGCATTTGTTCACCGAAAAGCCCCTTGCGTCCAAAGGCTGATGATTCTTTGTCGAAATGCTTTTTCTTGAATAGTATAGGAATGAATTCACACTTCGGCGCGATTCGCGCCATAACCCTATATAGAGAGAATCGCACAATGAAACTGACCAAGCTATTTTTCTGTCTCGCACTCCTGGCCATGGCAAACATGCTGGCAAACGCGCAAACAACGACTGCCGAAAAACTCGGCTACGGTCCAAACGACAAAGTCTTGATAGTGCACGCCGATGACATCGGCATGTCGCATTCGGTCAATATGGCGACCATCGAAGCCTTCAAAAAAGGAATGGTCACTTCCGGCAGCATCATGGTTCCCTGCCCTTGGTTTCCGGAAATTGCGGCGTATGCCAAAGAACATCCTGAACTCGATCTGGGATTGCACCTGACCCTGACCAGCGAATGGAAATACCTGCGTTGGCGGCCTGTAGCCTCGCCGGAAAAGGTCAAAGGTTTGCTCGATCCAGAAGGGTTTATGTGGCGATCCGAACGCGATACAGCCAAAAACGCGACGCCGCAGGAAATCGAAATTGAAATCCGCGCTCAGATCGAACGTGCGCTGCAATTCGGCATCAAGCCTACACATCTGGACACGCACATGGGCACGGTGTACACGCGCAAAGACTTTTTCGACGTGTACACCAAACTCGGCAAAGAGTACGGAATTCCCGTCATGGTCATGCGCCCAACGCCGGAAGCAATTCAATATGGCAAACTGACCGGTTCGCCAATCACCGAAGACGTGCTGAAGAAAATCGAAGCCGATGGGTTCGCGATGCTGGATTACCTGAACACGGGCGTCCAAGGCAAAACGCCCGCCGAACGCAAAGAAGCCTACAAAAACTTCCTGCGCACGATGAAACCCGGCGTGACGATGTTGATCGTTCACTTGGGAATGAACGACGCCGAATTGAAAGCGACGACCGGCGCCTGGGAACAACGCTACGGAGATTTCCTGGCCTTCACCGATCCCGAAATCGAAGCCTTGATCAAAGAACTCGGCATCAAGCTCGGTACGTGGCGCGAGATGGGCAAAGTAGCGTGGAAAAATTCGGGCAAATAAAAACCGGATATTAAAAGCATCCATCAGAGGAA
It includes:
- a CDS encoding polysaccharide deacetylase family protein, with amino-acid sequence MKLTKLFFCLALLAMANMLANAQTTTAEKLGYGPNDKVLIVHADDIGMSHSVNMATIEAFKKGMVTSGSIMVPCPWFPEIAAYAKEHPELDLGLHLTLTSEWKYLRWRPVASPEKVKGLLDPEGFMWRSERDTAKNATPQEIEIEIRAQIERALQFGIKPTHLDTHMGTVYTRKDFFDVYTKLGKEYGIPVMVMRPTPEAIQYGKLTGSPITEDVLKKIEADGFAMLDYLNTGVQGKTPAERKEAYKNFLRTMKPGVTMLIVHLGMNDAELKATTGAWEQRYGDFLAFTDPEIEALIKELGIKLGTWREMGKVAWKNSGK